The following coding sequences lie in one Arachis ipaensis cultivar K30076 chromosome B05, Araip1.1, whole genome shotgun sequence genomic window:
- the LOC107644224 gene encoding LOW QUALITY PROTEIN: beta-glucosidase 44-like (The sequence of the model RefSeq protein was modified relative to this genomic sequence to represent the inferred CDS: substituted 1 base at 1 genomic stop codon), giving the protein MVAPKPSPPLLLTTLVVVIVGSTIIQCGAGAGDLDGVHFDTGGLSRQVFPKGFVFGTATSAYQVEGMADKDGRGPSIWDVFITKPGIVAGNGTAEVSVDQYHRYKVSANNXMKNEPTYRFSISWSRIFPNGTGEVNWKGVDYYNRLINSLLEKGITPYANLYHYDLPQALELRYNGLLSHQVVNDFADYAEFCFKTFGDRVKNWMTFNEPRVVAALGYDNGFFAPGRCSKEYGNCTVGNSGTEPYIVAHNLILAHATAVQRYRTKYQETQKGRIGILLDFVWYEPLTRSKADNYAAQRARDFHVGWFIHPIVYGEYPKTMQNIVGNRLPKFSVEEVKIVKGSMDFVGINQYTTYYMAEPHLSKPPKVPGYQQDWNVAFVYAKNGKPIGPKAYSYWLYNVPWGLYKALIYIKERYGNPTVILSENGMDDPGSWTLPKGLHDTTRINFYKDYLTQLKKAVDDGANVVGYFAWSLLDNFEWRLGYTSRFGIVYVDFKTLKRYPKMSAYWFKQLLTRKTKN; this is encoded by the exons ATGGTGGCTCCAAAACCATCTCCACCACTGTTGCTTACAACTTTGGTGGTTGTAATAGTTGGCTCAACAATAATCCAGTGTGGCGCGGGTGCAGGGGATCTTGATGGGGTGCATTTTGACACGGGGGGTTTGAGCAGACAAGTGTTCCCAAAGGGCTTTGTGTTTGGAACAGCAACTTCTGCTTACCAAGTTGAAGGTATGGCCGACAAAGATGGTCGTGGCCCCAGCATTTGGGATGTTTTTATCACTAAACCAG GGATTGTCGCCGGTAACGGAACTGCAGAAGTTTCGGTGGATCAGTACCATCGCTACAAAGTAAGTGCCAATAATTGAATGAAGAATGAACCAA CCTACCGATTCTCAATCTCGTGGTCAAGAATCTTTCCAA ATGGAACAGGCGAAGTAAATTGGAAAGGGGTAGATTATTACAATAGGTTGATCAATTCCTTACTTGAAAAAG GCATTACTCCATATGCAAATCTCTACCATTATGACCTTCCTCAAGCTCTTGAATTGAGATATAATGGATTATTGAGCCACCAAGTAGT GAATGattttgcagattatgcagaaTTCTGTTTCAAGACATTTGGGGACAGAGTGAAGAACTGGATGACATTCAATGAACCAAGAGTGGTAGCTGCTCTTGGCTATGACAATGGCTTCTTTGCCCCTGGAAGGTGCTCAAAGGAATATGGGAATTGCACTGTTGGAAACTCAGGCACTGAGCCTTACATTGTTGCACACAATTTGATTTTGGCACATGCAACTGCTGTTCAAAGATACAGAACCAAATACCAA GAAACTCAAAAGGGTAGGATTGGAATTCTCTTGGACTTTGTGTGGTATGAGCCTCTTACAAGATCCAAGGCTGACAACTATGCTGCTCAAAGAGCAAGAGACTTTCATGTTGGATG GTTCATTCATCCCATTGTATATGGAGAGTATCcaaaaaccatgcaaaacattgTTGGGAACAGACTCCCAAAGTTCAGTGTGGAAGAAGTTAAGATTGTGAAGGGTTCCATGGATTTTGTTGGCATTAACCAGTATACTACTTACTACATGGCTGAACCCCACCTATCAAAACCACCAAAAGTTCCAGGCTACCAACAAGATTGGAATGTAGCATTTGTTT ATGCTAAAAATGGGAAACCTATTGGTCCGAAG GCATATTCATATTGGCTTTACAATGTACCATGGGGATTGTACAAGGCACTAATATACATCAAGGAGCGTTATGGAAACCCAACTGTCATCTTATCTGAAAATG GAATGGATGATCCGGGAAGTTGGACTCTACCAAAGGGCTTACATGACACCACAAGAATAAATTTTTACAAAGATTATCTAACTCAATTAAAGAAAGCAGTGGATGATGGAGCGAATGTAGTTGGATATTTTGCATGGTCATTGCTTGATAACTTTGAATGGAGATTAGGGTACACATCAAGGTTTGGAATTGTGTATGTTGATTTCAAGACCCTTAAGAGATACCCTAAGATGTCAGCATATTGGTTCAAGCAACTCCTTACTAGGAAGACTAAGAACTAA